From the genome of Spinacia oleracea cultivar Varoflay chromosome 2, BTI_SOV_V1, whole genome shotgun sequence, one region includes:
- the LOC110803134 gene encoding pathogenesis-related protein PRB1-3-like yields MNYSTKIFAFVTCFIALTLALTQKCHSQNLPQDYVDAHNTARASVGVGNIQWNTTLATYAQNYANTRISTCVMQHSGGPYGENLAAGSSATLTGTAAVNLWVGEKVNYDYYTNTCAPDKVCGHYTQVVWSTSGQLGCARVQCTSGWYFIICSYSARGNYIGQKPYEL; encoded by the coding sequence ATGAATTATTCTACAAAAATCTTTGCATTTGTTACGTGTTTCATCGCCCTAACCCTAGCCCTAACCCAAAAATGTCACTCACAAAATTTACCACAAGACTATGTGGATGCCCACAATACCGCTAGAGCATCAGTGGGAGTCGGAAATATACAATGGAATACTACATTGGCGACCTACGCCCAAAATTATGCCAACACAAGGATCAGTACTTGTGTTATGCAGCATTCTGGTGGACCGTATGGAGAAAACCTCGCGGCTGGTAGCAGCGCCACCTTGACCGGCACAGCTGCAGTAAACCTATGGGTGGGTGAGAAGGTCAATTATGACTACTACACAAATACTTGTGCCCCTGATAAGGTGTGTGGACATTATACTCAAGTAGTTTGGAGTACCTCGGGTCAGCTTGGATGTGCTAGGGTTCAGTGTACTAGTGGGTGGTATTTTATCATCTGTAGTTACTCTGCGCGAGGTAATTATATCGGCCAAAAACCATACGAATTATAA